attttgtaaagcTTACGATATATGGGAaataatttagtaataaaATTATGGGTGGTTggaattgaattaaaaaggtTTTGAAGCTATATGTTACTGCTGCACAACTCACTCAATTTAGACGAACAAAAAAACcaagatagaaaaaaaatgctagGAAAAGTATAAGTAAATATCTGGCTCCGACTGATCATTTTTTGTGGTAATGTACACCCCTCATGTTGgtgttttcttcttaattatttCGTAATTATCCTGTTTTATTTCCAAacagaaaattattttgtaattgcTATAGTTTCCATGATCATTAACCATTGGTAGGTCAATAACTCTCAATTAAGTTATAATTGGAAATCAAACTAAAAGCCCTTCTTCAGTTCACCAGATTCAGGCAACCTCGGGCGACGATAAAACAAAATGGAGAAATCTCCACCTCCATTGGTAAAGAACCCAAAGCTAAGATCCGAATAGAAATTAAACGGTAAGAAAAGTTCaccaaaaacagaggaagCTTTAGAAACAACAGATTCTTCAGTTCTGACCAAATCTTTATACTCACATCAAATCCACATCCTTTTAATcaatttccttaatttttctaaacttGTACATGTTTATCGagatttaaaatacaatattatatatagtaTAATTAAGTCACTCATGAAATAGCCCAAACAATTTTAATCTATTTGAACCAAATTTTGGTTTCAAACCTTTAGCCCCGTCCCTCTCTCTTTTGCCTCCCCTTCCACACGCCATGTTTATTGCCCCATAGACTTTAAACCGTTGATTTGATTTCATGCTTTGCTTTCTTTCATAAATGCATTTTGATTGTTGTAGCTTTATTCTACCATGACATTGACCTTGACTTCGTGATATTtttagaatcaaataaataatttctacaataataataatggtaaactcaaatgaattttaattttaaactactTTATCTATCTGTGTTGTATAAAAGTATTTAGATAGAGAACTCGTCGAGTAACGGTAGaacatgaatattttttaaattaaaaaatatatatgtttctaACTTGATCTCATTTTACTAGTATTCCTCTCCTGAGCTGAAGCCTGAGATATTTGAGAAGAATTACTATTACTAGTCTTCTGCCCAGTGGGATCCAAAGCTAAGATAATGGAGTCGTCTCAACAAAATTCACAGCCACCAACCACTCAAAGATGCCATTGCCTATAAATTCCATGTAAGCTTATCCTTGCAAGTAAACTGATAAATTcactgttttcttttttctttcttgttatCAGAAATCAGGATGGGGAACACTCGCAGCAATGTGAAGCGGATTCTGtgtatatttttgtataatatcTTTTTGATGTCTATGATGTCAGGTTTGGCAAAATACACACCAACCTCTGGAAATGAATCGGATCGCTTGGCTCTACTTGACTTAAAAAGTAAAGTATTCAACGACCGACTTGGAATCATGAGTGCTTGGAACGATTCCATGCATTTTTGCGATTGGGTTGGCGTTTCTTGCAATCAAAGCATCAGAAGAGTTGTGGGTTTGAGCTTGGAAGCTCGAAAGCTGAGTGGTTCGATACCACCTTCTCTGGGGAATCTTACTTATCTCACTGAAATCAGATTGGGAGACAACAACTTGCATGGCCAAATTCCCCAAGAGTTTGGTCGACTGCTACGATTGCGTCATCTCAATTTGTCTTTTAATAACTTCAGTGGTGAGATTCCAGTGAATATAAGTCATTGCACTGAGCTGGTTGTTCTGACAATTGGTGCCAATAGGCTTGAAGGTCAAATTCCATCCCAATTCTTCACGTTAACCAAGTTGGAGCTTCTCGGGTTTGGTGTCAACAATTTGACTGGAACTATCCCACCTTGGATAggtaatttttcttcaatgctTCGTTTGTCATTCGCAAAGAACAACTTTCAAGGAGACATTCCCAATGGAGTTGGACGTCTGCATAGATTGAAATTCTTCACAGTTTATGGAAACTACTTCACAGGGTCAGTGCCGCTTTCAATCTATAATATAACttctttgaattatttttctgttacTCAGAATCGATTGCAAGTCCTAGTACCACCAAATAATGGATTTTCTCTTCCCAATCTTCAGATTTTTTATGGTGCTATCAACAATTTCAACGGGCCTATTCCCACGTTTTTTGCGAATGCCTCAAGTCTTCAAGAAATAGATCTTTCTGAGAATAATTTCACTGGTAAAATACCTGAGGACCTGGGGAACTTAAACGACTTGGTGTTACTAAATTTTGATGACAATAGACTTGGAACTGGGAAAGTTGGTGACTTGAGTTTTATCAGTTCCTTGACTAATTGTACCAGTCTAAGCATACTGGGTGCTGCTGGGAATCATTTTGGTGGAGTATTGCCTCCATCTATTACCAACTTGTCAGACCAATTCACAAGCCTAACCTTAGGTGAAAATATGTTAAGTGGAGGCCTTCCAGTAGGGATTGAAAACTTGATTAACTTGCAAGTTTTCGCTGTGGAAAATAACTACTTGAATGGTAGTGTCCCTCTCAATGTTGGTAAGCTTCAAAACTTGGCCAAATTGTATTTGCAAGGTAACAAACTAAGTGGGCCAATTCCATCATCCATTGGTAACTTGTCCTTGATCATCGAGCTTCGTTTGAATGATAACGAACTTGATGGAAGTATACCACCAAGCTTAGGACGATGCAAAAGACTTCAAGCTCTTGACCTATCTAATAATAAGCTAAGTGGTACCATACCCGAGGAAGTTCTCAGTCTCCCTTCCCTTTCACTCTTTTTGGCCTTGGCTCAGAACTCACTCACTGGTCCATTACCAGCTCAAGTGGGagaattaattagtttatctGAGTTGGATCTGTCAGAGAACATGTTATCAGGAAATATTCCCGAAGACCTTGGTAAATGTATTGGCCTGAttcatttgtttttggatCATAACCTATTTGAGGGAACAATTCCTCAATCTTTGGAAGCTTTGAAAGGTCTAGAAGCACTTGATCTTTCAAGCAACAACTTGTCTGGGCCAATTCCCCAATTTCTTGACCAGTTTCTTGCACTCAAGTATCTCAATCTATCCTATAATAGTCTATGTGGTGGTTTTCAACACTTACATTTACCTTCATGCATGCCTAACCCAACACATTCATCCAACAAGTTTCTGACAAAAAAGGTGTTAGCCTGTACAATATCTACAGTCACATCTGCCATTGTTATTTTGAGCATCCTTCTTGTGTGTTTAATGCTTAAGAAGTCGAGGAAGAATGCTTCGAATTCATCTTCCAACTCCAAGGATTTTCTATTGCAAGTTTCCTACTTACAACTCAGTAGATCAACTGACGGGTTCTCTAGAGACAATTTGATTGGTTCAGGTAGTTTCGGTTCTGTGTATAAAGGTTCTCTGTCAAATGATGGATTGATTGTTGCAATCAAAGTTGTAAACCTCCAACAAGAAGGTGCTTCCAAAAGTTTTGTTGATGAATGCAAAGCTCTTGCAAATATACGACATCGAAATCTACTAAAGATCATAACTTCTGTCTCGAGCATCGATGGACAAGGCAATGAGTTTAAAGCTCTAGTTTTCGATTTCATGTCCAATGGAAACTTGGACCGTTGGCTTCACCCTACAAATCAAGGGGAGAATCAAAGAAGGTTGAGTCTTATCCAGAGACTAAATAGTGCCATTGATATTGCTTGTGCATTAGATTATCTTCACAATCATTGCGAAACACCTATTGTTCACTGTGATCTAAAGCCTAGCAATGTATTGCTGGACGATGATATGGTAGCCCATGTAGGGGACTTTGGTTTAGCAAGATTCATGTTGGAAGGCTCAAATGATCAATCATCTTTCAGCCAAACCATGTCACTTGCGCTTAAGGGGTCGATCGGGTATATCCCTCcaggtatttttcttccatccAAACTCCTTTAGATCTTGATTTTCTATACGTATAATAATGGATGAGGAATTGCTTGCAGAGTATGCCACTGGTGGTAGAGTTTCCAGTGAAGGAGATATTTTCAGCTACGGAATACTACTATTGGAGATGATCATTGGAAAAAGACCCACAGACAGCGCGTTTCACAGTGGCGTAGATATTCATATGTTCACTTCAATGGCATTGTCTCATGGAGCGTTGGCCATAATTGACCCTTATTTGCTATATGAAGAAACACGTTgtcaagaagaagagaaggaagataGAATACAAGAAATAGCAATAATGATGGGTGAAGATAATCATGGTAGAGAAACTGTACCAAGATGGATGGAGGAATGTGTAGTTTCAATAATGAGAATTGGGTTATCATGCTCTTCAACTGTGCCTCGAGAAAGAACGTCCATGAATATGGTTGTTGACGAATTGCAGAAAATAAGAAGCTGCTATCTCAAGTTTAAGAAGGCACTGGGTTCCTGAGAGACAAAATGATTGTATTTTGGCCGCAATGGGTTCCTGAAGTAGCAGCAGGCAGCAGCACCATTAAACTTCCTTAGTTATGTGTCCTTTGAATAGTCCTGccaaaattatcaatttttttttttctctttgtcaGATGAAGAAATTCATAAGGTCACCAATGCTCTAAACCCTTCAAATCTTACGTAATTCAACCGTTTCCATGACGTCCAAAAAATTCGGATGACGTCATTatccaattaattttaaataaaaacaagggAATACtactatttaaatatatatatatatatatatatatatatatatatatatatatatatatatatcccataaaatacttttatttaataaagaaaaaagcgtttttctattttattattaaatatgtcCTCTTATTcggaaatttttttttattaaatattcggaaaaaaaaaactttcaaatttaatctTGAAGTCGATTTcgattaaaatagataaataataataataataattcccgattatatttataaaatgtatAGAGGAAAAGctaatgaacaaaaattaaaatttaaaaatttaaaaattttaaaaataataataaactaagaaaaacACGCTTGGTTCCTCCATCAGCTTGAACCAACCAAACCTCCTACCTAAGTCCTAGAAATCAAAGTTGAACGAAAAGCTGCAATATGAATTTACTCTGCAAAAGTTTTTGATAATTACTGGTTGTCTGTCTTTTACGATTCTCCTCCCAAAATTCCAGTTGATGGGTCACTCATtacatttttccatttgatTTAACCAGGAAACTTAAGCGACGGGATTCGTGCATACGTGAGGTCAAGTTCAATCGTTACTGAAATACAGGTTCCTCCGAATACGGGTATTACATTGAAAATACCCCAAGAATGTAAATAATGTATGTTATGgagaaaaaataacataacCGAAAGTGATAGATAGAAATCACTGCAGAAAAGGTCTCCAGGTCCTAAAAAATTTCTACCTAATGTAAAAGACCACAAATAGGAGTATCGATCATGGAAAACTGTTCTCTACCTTCAATTTTGGTATTATCAGTAGGACTTGACTCTCCCCTGAGGGTATATTCTCTCAACAGCACCAATTCTTTGAGGTGGCCATACAATATGTGACACCCTACCTTGAATCAAACCCATTGGTATCTGCCAGCAAAAGGCTTAGTTCAGTCAGGCTGGGCTAGACATGTCTCAAAAGCAGTAAAAAGGGAGTTCAACTCAAATCTCAGATACTTGCAGTAAAGTATTTCTCTGGAAACAGTAAATTAATTatctatattttcttaatgCTCTTTCATATGAAAACTTTGTTTTGAACTCTAAAAAGtatgatgatattttcaaCTGTGTTTTTTCAATTCCCAAAAATTGTTACAAGAATAATTAAAGATCCCATCGAGGCTACCAATCCACATAAACTCTGGTTGCATCTCAAAACTAATAGCACACCCCAAAAGAAACATAATGTTAACTATAGAAGATGGTATCTTACCGGGCCAAAAGATCTCGAGTCCATGCTGCAATCTGAATTATCACCTTCAACCCAACAGTGTCCTTCTGGAACCTTTACAACGTCATATGTTTGACGAGTTCCAACCCAATCTCCTGGTAAGGCAATAACTCTTTTCACATGTTTCTCCTTGTAATTACTAGGGGATCTGCAATAGGTCAACGATTTATGGAAggaaattttaatcaaattgtTCAAGTCTCTGAGAGTAAATTTTATCCTCAACAACACCGTAGCCACAAACCCACACCAGCGAATACATTTTGTTTCAGGATTCAGTTCAGTTCAGGATTGTTCGAACTCAGTTTAAGAGTGATTTTGGGTAAGGACGCCTCTCCTAAATACTCTTTCAATTTCGATTAAGGTCTTCAAATTAATTTCTGACCACTAAGCCTTGTACTTGTTGCTTAGGAATCTACTGGATTATATTAGGAGCACTTTAAGTTAGTAGTTTCCACTTGTGGAGTTGTTTGGTGTGTGCCTACCAACTTTTCTAACTACATCATGTGAAGCATGTCTCTTTGAATTATTAAGTCTCCTTAAGTGTTTAAGCATGCTGAAATATGGTGTTGTGATAGGTTATGTGGTGTTTTTGAGATGTTGAACATATTATGTTTGTGGTGGATATGTGACTTAAGTTTATGAAATGTGACCTTTGATGATTTTTGAGCCTGTTGTTTGTTGAGTATGTTGTGATGAGCATGCTGAAATGCTGATATTGTCTGAAAACGCATGATGGTTGTGTAGGATAATGCATTTTAGTGAGATTGTACGATGTCAGAGGACCTTGTGTGTGATGAAGAAAAGTTGGGTAAATACCATTGTGCCTCAGGTAAAAATGGTCAGGGTGGTAGACCATTGACATAACTCGAAAGAGTCAGTCTCATATAGCTTTGCGAGAGCTAAATATTAGTGTTGAGTGACTCTGTGAAATCAAATGAGCTCGTTGACCTTGCGTGAGGATTGAGTGCACATGACATGATGTATTGATGCAAGTGTTGAGCATGTTGAATGTTTTACTTGTTTTATGTGCAAAGAGCATGTTTAGTTGTATGAGAGAAGCATTATGTTTGTTTTCTAGGTTGTATGTTGTTTGATGACTCCTCATGTGTgagccacttactgagtatgcATTATGATGAACTCACCACCAAATTTTGAGACCATTAGCTAGTTATTCTATCTTCTTAATAGTTGGTTTGAGTTGGGAACTTACATTAGTACGAGTTGGTTAGTTCATTTATGGTTTGATTTACTGTTTAGTGTTGATGATTCATTTTGGGACTGGCATTTGAGTTGTATCATTGTTTGGAAGTTGGCTTGTTCTTAGAAATTTTGTTAAAGTTGGATAAGCTTAgtttgttctcttttcttgaatACTTTTGGTAAACTATAGTCTTGGTTTGGTTAAAATGACTTTGTACTTGGGTTTCATCAGGTAAAATATCATTGCTTTAAGTTGGTTATTTTAGgtgatgttttttttgtttaaggTTTTATTTAGAATGTTGAAAGAGTTCTTTATATTCAGGTAATTTGAAGTTAACTGTTAGTT
This portion of the Cucurbita pepo subsp. pepo cultivar mu-cu-16 chromosome LG08, ASM280686v2, whole genome shotgun sequence genome encodes:
- the LOC111800314 gene encoding putative receptor-like protein kinase At3g47110; protein product: MSAWNDSMHFCDWVGVSCNQSIRRVVGLSLEARKLSGSIPPSLGNLTYLTEIRLGDNNLHGQIPQEFGRLLRLRHLNLSFNNFSGEIPVNISHCTELVVLTIGANRLEGQIPSQFFTLTKLELLGFGVNNLTGTIPPWIGNFSSMLRLSFAKNNFQGDIPNGVGRLHRLKFFTVYGNYFTGSVPLSIYNITSLNYFSVTQNRLQVLVPPNNGFSLPNLQIFYGAINNFNGPIPTFFANASSLQEIDLSENNFTGKIPEDLGNLNDLVLLNFDDNRLGTGKVGDLSFISSLTNCTSLSILGAAGNHFGGVLPPSITNLSDQFTSLTLGENMLSGGLPVGIENLINLQVFAVENNYLNGSVPLNVGKLQNLAKLYLQGNKLSGPIPSSIGNLSLIIELRLNDNELDGSIPPSLGRCKRLQALDLSNNKLSGTIPEEVLSLPSLSLFLALAQNSLTGPLPAQVGELISLSELDLSENMLSGNIPEDLGKCIGLIHLFLDHNLFEGTIPQSLEALKGLEALDLSSNNLSGPIPQFLDQFLALKYLNLSYNSLCGGFQHLHLPSCMPNPTHSSNKFLTKKVLACTISTVTSAIVILSILLVCLMLKKSRKNASNSSSNSKDFLLQVSYLQLSRSTDGFSRDNLIGSGSFGSVYKGSLSNDGLIVAIKVVNLQQEGASKSFVDECKALANIRHRNLLKIITSVSSIDGQGNEFKALVFDFMSNGNLDRWLHPTNQGENQRRLSLIQRLNSAIDIACALDYLHNHCETPIVHCDLKPSNVLLDDDMVAHVGDFGLARFMLEGSNDQSSFSQTMSLALKGSIGYIPPEYATGGRVSSEGDIFSYGILLLEMIIGKRPTDSAFHSGVDIHMFTSMALSHGALAIIDPYLLYEETRCQEEEKEDRIQEIAIMMGEDNHGRETVPRWMEECVVSIMRIGLSCSSTVPRERTSMNMVVDELQKIRSCYLKFKKALGS
- the LOC111799640 gene encoding mitochondrial inner membrane protease subunit 2 yields the protein MANRSLVWNVAKKCFTLGIIGVTISDRYASVVPIRGASMSPTFNPRATSLAGPVSDDYVLVEKFCLEKFQFSPGDVIVYRSPSNYKEKHVKRVIALPGDWVGTRQTYDVVKVPEGHCWVEGDNSDCSMDSRSFGPIPMGLIQGRVSHIVWPPQRIGAVERIYPQGRVKSY